A window of Adhaeribacter arboris genomic DNA:
TTAGTGCATTCCATTTATTCTTTCATAAAAAATAGAATAAACCCCCTACTCACAACAATAGCTAAACACATTCAATTGTGTCTTAGTCCAGTACATTAGGCTCCGTCAGGAGAAACGAAAATGCGAGACAATCGATTAATATGGAGATATTTATTGCAGTTACAAACTATCTGACTTTTGTATTTATAATAATAGTTCCGATTTTACTAATCATGGTTTTGAAGAGAATCAAAATTAAAAAATTTATGATTTTCTATTTTTTAATTAGCTTGTTCGTGTCTGGGGTTCTCATTTGGTTTTCTACATGGTGGGGTTATGAATCTGATTTAATTCTATTGAAGCAATATGGTTACAATGCGTATGGAATGAATAATGTTGAATCCTATGGAAATGTTTTCCTGAAAATATGGAACGAGTAAAAAGACTTGAAACAAGTATAATGGGTGTTGGGTGGCCTTTAAAAGCAATTTTCGGATTCGTAATAGTAATACCTTATTTGGTAGTGGTTTGTGTTGGAAATATATTGATTAGCTTTAAGTAAAAAATGAACAATTTACTTATTTTTTATCTTACTGCTGTTTTCCTTTTTCCATTGTCAGCAGTTGGGAACTCAGCTGATTCTGTAGCTCTTAAAGAGAATAAGTTGTATATGGGCATAGGCTTAAGCAATACTTCTTATCATATCTATTATAAGAATCCAACTACTGAAAGTGCATTTATTGCGGGGGCTGTAGCTTCCGGGTACTTTACTCCTTTAGCCTTAAATCTAGGTTATCAAGCTAATAATAGAATAAGCCTTCAATTTGGACTCGCTTATGGAGGTAGTAAAAATCACGGCTTTTTAGCTGATGTATATGGAGTAGATTACAATTTTTACTCTAAAACTAGAGTAGTAGCAATTTCTATAACTACAAGATTTATTGTATTAAATGCTTACAAGCGCTTTCCCATTTATGCCACTGTAAGTATAATGCCTGCTTGGGGAAAAACTACCTTAAGATCCGTTGAAAACTGCAATACTGTTATAACCACTAAATCTGCGCAAGATGCCGGTATGAATCTATTTGCTACTGCCGGAGTAGGTTTTAATTATAAAATATGGCGGCGATTTACAGGTTATGCGGAAGTGCTACTAGTAAAGAGCAACTTAACCGGTGAAAATTCTAGATATTATGATTGGCGGGGGGAATCTCCTCAATACATTCAGGTAATTAGCTCCTTGGCATTTGGGTTTAATTACAATTTCCGGTGAAGTAGCAATAAAGTTTACTGATTTACCCTCTCCGTTGTGCGTAGAGTTCGCGTCAGCGGTCTCTACGTACCTACCGGAAAGCTAATCTCCTGATCAATGTCATTAAGTTAAGAAATGATAGCTTTTGGAAAATTTAATCAGATGCTGTTTGTCATCCCCCTACCCCCTTGGAAGGGGACAATTTCTCACCCAATTGGCTTAATGACATTGATCAGGAGATTGGCAGTACCAAAATGCGTAGAGCGCGTGGCTAACTCTACGCATAACATATTTAAGCGAGCAAGTGCAAGTCTCCTCAAACAAATTGGTTTAACTAGCTATTCTCTTTCTGTGGACTATGGTCTATTGACCATCGACTATCGACTAATTCACCTGCCGGCAATTTCGAGAACGTGGGTATACTTTTTAAGGGAACGCAGAATGAGAAACAGAACTGTACCTAAACCAAATACAATCTGCCAAAATTTATCTACCTGAAAACGATGGTGCACCATTAAATGACTTAGAGCATTGAGGGCAGTAAACGAGATGACCATGGCAAACAAACCGTTGTATTCGCGTTTTAACACGTTACGCAACGAAAAAGGCAGGTTAGAAGAACGCCAGCCACTGAACCGGGGAAAAAAGGCCGGGGTTTGGCGCGCCCAGTTTTCGTAGGCACTAGAGTAGCTGCGGCGCAAAAACTCTTCTTCGGCAAACATTATGCGTTCGTAGTACAGCCAGTAAGCCAGAGCGCAAATTACCACAAACCACCAGATACCCATAAACAGAAACAAGCCCAGCCACATTAAAAAATTACCTAAATACAAAGGATGGCGCACCACCGAGTAAATACCGGTATGGTTTAAACATTCGGCAATTTGTTTGTCGGTGTTGCGGCCGGAAGTACCTTTAGGCGTGTGCCCCACGGTAATGGCCCGAATAAATAAACCCACCAGCGATATAAGCAGGCAAAATGCGCCCCACAAAGTGCTGGTAACGCAGGCATAAGTTTTCTCCGGATAAAAATAAAGCAAGGCAATGGCTAACGGATAAAGTAACAGGGGCAACCAGCCTCTTCGCCGGAATAACCAGTTACCGGAACTCTCAAATTCTTCTCTTAATGGCATTCGCTCAAACTAATTACAGCAAGATAAATAACGTATCCTGCCCAACCCACACGGCTGATTAGAACCCAAAACTAGGCAAAATACTACATAACTAAACGGAAAGTTTTTCGATTAGAGGGGTTAAAAATGAAATAAAATTAATGAGGCTAAAAATTTATTCACGGATAGGTAAGCTGTTTGTAAGGCAAACCAGAATTTAGCCGGGTATTTTAGCGGCCTAGCTTTCTCTTCTTGTCCTCGTCCGGAAAGCAGAATTATTACCTGTTTACTGGCTTGCCGCTGGTACAGATTCAACTGCCTGGTACAGGTTTTGGAGGTACGAATAAGTAGCAAATTGCGCCCGGGTTTCTTTACCATCATTCCGCAGGTATTTATTTTGAATAGTACGGGCTTTGGTATTGTCGCGCAGTTGTAATTCGATTAGG
This region includes:
- a CDS encoding outer membrane beta-barrel protein, whose protein sequence is MNNLLIFYLTAVFLFPLSAVGNSADSVALKENKLYMGIGLSNTSYHIYYKNPTTESAFIAGAVASGYFTPLALNLGYQANNRISLQFGLAYGGSKNHGFLADVYGVDYNFYSKTRVVAISITTRFIVLNAYKRFPIYATVSIMPAWGKTTLRSVENCNTVITTKSAQDAGMNLFATAGVGFNYKIWRRFTGYAEVLLVKSNLTGENSRYYDWRGESPQYIQVISSLAFGFNYNFR
- a CDS encoding methyltransferase family protein, producing MPLREEFESSGNWLFRRRGWLPLLLYPLAIALLYFYPEKTYACVTSTLWGAFCLLISLVGLFIRAITVGHTPKGTSGRNTDKQIAECLNHTGIYSVVRHPLYLGNFLMWLGLFLFMGIWWFVVICALAYWLYYERIMFAEEEFLRRSYSSAYENWARQTPAFFPRFSGWRSSNLPFSLRNVLKREYNGLFAMVISFTALNALSHLMVHHRFQVDKFWQIVFGLGTVLFLILRSLKKYTHVLEIAGR